taacgtcatctcgtttaatcttaagttaaagtaatcatagaatcggcttttacatcgaaattatttttatcaaacgaacgcaatttcgttttaatcgcagaaagttttccgttgcactaattcacccccccctcttagtgctcttgatcctaacatatcttaAACATGGTCTCTAGTAAGTTAGTTTCatcactccatttgagttataagTTAGAAGAAAAtctaatttaagatatttacatatttaagaTTATTTAGTAAAGATAATAGTCTTTTAactcataaaaaaaatagatccAAGAACTATATACGAATATTTCATTAAATATTCAGAAAAATTTAAGAGGTATAGATTTTATTGTCCTAACTACACCATGAGAATAATTAAGTCTAACAATACAAGATTATTAGAAAATGATAAAACtaatgggagtgaaaaatctcaaaGATTTGATATTGAGAAAATACATATTGATacttctttatcattttttatttaagaaGTTGTTCCTCAAATTACTAAATAAATTAAGacaattaaataatataatgatattgATGAACCTCCGTATAATGAAGATATCACTATTAATAAACaaatagaacaatcacaattgacaTCTTTGGGAAGATCTCAAAGATAAAAGGCGATATCATTTTGTATGATTACATGAAATATCTACAATGATCAAATTATGATATTAGAATCAGAAAGTACccctttattttcataatttatgaaAGGTAGTaattatgaaaaatgaaatgatgCCACAAAGGAAGAGACGAAAGGAATAGACTAGAATATTTAAGAACTCATCGAGttacctaataattataaaagagttgatTGTAAATGTATCTTTAAAATAAAACTTGACTCAAATGATTATATCGAACAATTTAAAGTAAGACATATGGCTAAAAgttttactaaaaaaaaatgcATTGACTATAATGAGACATTCTCTCTCATCTCGAAAAAGGACTAATTAAGAATCATCATGGCCCTAGTTGTTTGTTATGATCTTGAGCTACATCGAATATGAAAATAACTTTTCTAAATAGAAAAGAATATAAAAGGGTTCAATAAAATGAAAATTAATATTTGGTTTGCAACCTTAAAAATTCATATTAAATAAGCTTTAagacaatgatatataaagtttcatgatatcTCAATGATAATGAAAGCTGAATTTATGATATGCTTTGAGGCTATCAATCAAGTCTTATGgctatgaaattttattttagaaCCTGATGTGATTAACTCAATTGTTAGGTCGattaagatattttgtgataacactatAATAGTTTTCTTCTTTAAGAATAATAAGTACTCAAGTCATTTTAAGTATATTGAGATAAAGTACCATCGCTTAAGGCTTTATAAGTAAAGTATATGAAGAATATTTTATTAGAATGGGTCTTATAAGCAACCTATAAAATACGGTGATATATTTCTAAGTAGTTATTGTAATCGATATTATTGCTTGGATAAATAAAAAGTATTCTTTATGCTATCTTgctttatatttatgtatgtagatATTATGTTTATTCATGATAATAGGATTGTCCTTATAATACAAATTAATGGGTCATTATGGACTGTATTGGGAAAATATGATGCAAATAATATACAACCATTATAACTTGCATTAATAGTCCGACTTGATATAGTATTATGGTATTTATTAGATATATTAGCATGTTTTCTAAAATGGTGcacttataaaattatttttcaaaacataaaatctaatcaaataaaattatttaaaaaataaaattattttactcCATATCAATGGAGTAAAGTATTTAGGAACATATCAATTAAGTAAATAATATTTAGGAGTATAtcaataaagtaaaaaatatttaggagcatatcaacgaaggaaaaaatatttaagagCATATCAATTGAGTAAAGATCATTTAGGAGTATATCAATAGAGTAAAAAATATTTAGGAGCATATTAATGAAGTAAGAAGTATTTAGAAACATTAAAGAgcatttaggagcatatcaatggagtaaaaaatatttataagcatatcaataaaagaaaaaaaaatttggagcACACCAAGGGAACAAATGAGAAACATAAGTTTAAATgacatatttgatattttattcatATCCAAAAAGTATATAGAATAATATAAGTAAGGACTTTCGTAATATGTCAAAAGAATATAAAGGGTGAATTAGAATCAAAACATATGATTCATCTGTACGTTTGGAGGCTCCATTTATCTACGAGTAGATGAAGTCATAGGGTCGACAAAAGCATCATAGGCTTTACACATAACTCCTTTTTTTCATTTCTGATAAAGGATAATAATTCCCTTTCCCATTTTTAGTAAGGGTTCATGGTATCTCATAAATATCAAAGTATAAAATGacattataaataagaaagttaCTTAATATTTATTACATGAGTAATAAATATTACATGAGTAATTTTATGATCAATCATACTCAAATTTACTTAATATTTAAAAAACAtatgagtctagtttcaaataaaataaaatttatacaaattagaaTTATTATGGAGAGTTACAACTAATTTAGTATAAAAGGTCAAAAAATATTATCTATATTTTGTAGAATCTAGATGATTAATTGATAAGCATACAAATCATTTAGTTCCTAAAGAATTAATTTTGTCCATTCATtaattttgtctaaatcagaattctatataaaatatttagttaAAATAAGATACATAGATCAGAATTCTCAAaaattagcaaattcatagctcaAATGAGATTGTAGGATGCAACTGCGATGGCGGTATCAGGATGGTTGCCGGCCAGATTTGCTCAGTGCACGCCTCATTGGGGTTTCGGTTGCAGAAATGGAGGAGAAAGCCATGGGTGAAGCACCGGCAAGCGGGCGCCCCTCGTCAACATGGTGCAGCAGTGGCGAGGGCTTCTTCAAACTGCTATACCACCGCATTCCCCTTCTCAGAGAATAGGGTCCAAtccagagggaggaggaggagcgtcTTCTTGACCTCGTCTTCATGTGGTGTGACGTCGCCTTCTTCTGCGACCGCGACGAGCACCCCGTCGCTGTCCATACCCCTCCCTCAGCCCGGTGGAGCAGGAGACATGGATAGGTAATTGCGTTTGATCGAAGCCCTCTATGATTTCCCAATTCCATCCTCTTTGAATCAAAACTCGTTGATGAGAACCCTAGAGGAAGTTGCAACGAACAAGCCAATAAGAAAAAATCGCAAGATAGAGCAAAAGCAGTCACAAACAACAGAAATGCAACGAAATAAATCAATCGCGGAGGAGCTTGCTCCCTTCGTTGACGGATCGGATGATGCATTTGGCTTCGACGAACGCGGTGCGGAACGATAAGAAGCCGTAGAACTCGGCTGGGTCCAGTGAGCCAGCATCGCCCGTCGGATCGTCGAAGCGTGGGGCGAGCAGCTTCACCCGCTGCCGCCTGAACGGCCGACAGTTCTCTGGTAGTGGGGACACCTTGGCCCACCATCTTCGTTTCTCGTGCCGTCGATACAATCGCAACCGGAGGGAGATGCGATCGACGAAGGAAGCAAGCAAATGATTGACTTATTATTGAATCCAGGATTACGTCTTCGACTCACTTGCGTGCACCATCGTGAATAGTCGATGTTGGAAGAAGATTAAATATAGCAAGCTTTAAGATCGATGAGATTGGATATGATGGGGAGTTTGCTATAAAAACAAGAATGATTGGTGCATGTAAGAACTTCCATTTTCTTCTACATATTTATGTAatgaataattaaattaattagcTGCTGTTATTTTTTGCTAGTTTATAGTGGTAGCTCATTCGACACTGGAACAACTGAAATAAAATATGAGTTGTCAAAGCTTCAGAGGAAGTGGAGACATTAACATATGCTATCATTGGATGAAACTATAATTTTAAAAGCTTATAGGGGATAAATAATTCACTCACTTTTGTTGAACAAGCCAGACAGAGCATAGTAGCTGCTTGTAGATCACATGGCAAAGCCATCACACCAAAAACTAGTAATGGGTTTTCAGGGGAGCAACAAGCAATATACATTCATCAAGAAGGCAGAAAATATAGTTCACTCATCTGGTTTGAAAGATGTTCTGGATCATCTTCTTAGGGGAACTCTTAGCCGCGGACTCTAGCTCGAAAATCTCATCCGAGCTAAGGCGCCAGCCAAGGGAACCCAAGTTCTCCTCAGCTTGCTTGACCGACTTCACGCCAGGAATTGGAATAGTTCCCTTGCAAATGCACCAGTTTATTGCAACCTGCAAAAGATGCCCATAATGATCTTTCAATAAGCAATAACAACACGAGGAAAAGGCTTCTAGTCTGGAACTTCATAACAACGAAAGCCATGCAAGATTATAAACAGAAATGGTTCGAGTCATTCATAGCTGTAAGTTGATCATATGTGCTGTGTCATACTGGTTGTCGCTATTGTTACACACCAAAGGTCCTCATTTACCTCGTTGGTTTTGGTTCACTAGGTGCATTATATCATACTTCACTGCTTTGATTTCCTAATATATTTTCGATGAAATATGTATATGGTGGACCTGCTGTTCTCTGTGGGTGAGACAAATCACTTGATAGtagagcaaattgaaattttgcatCCAAGACAAATCCATTGCGTtcctcataaataaataaataaatatctcatCTAATCCATCAATATATCATAGTATAGAAAAGGGAGCATGTAGTTAACCAAAAATCATTCCGTATGGTACCCAAAGGGCAATATTTAGTCTAAATGACAAGGCTCATCATGCTAAAGCCAGGTCAATCAGAGAATATTTGCATTAGGAAGATACCTACGGAAACACAAGCACATGTCATCATGTGTTGCATTTGTCAATCATCAATTTATGCCATGATCCTGACTTGATTCTAATAATTCCACTTTTAAGTTTTTAACTTCACTGTAACCCTTTTTCGTCTATGctcatcatttatttatttaaccaTCTTATTCGCTTGAAATTTGCGATGCACACAAATATAGAACAATTTCATATATTGAACTTTGTAATTGAACTGAGACAAAGAGGCATACTTGTGACATCGTTTTCTGCCTCCTTTCTGAAATATCTTTCAAGGAATTGAGTAAAGGATCCAAACCAGGGAGAACTTGACGAAACAGCAAAGCTCTGCAATACAATTAAGATAGATCCTTTAGTCAACCTTTACCCTTTCTTGTCTTACAATTTTGCACTTTGCAGCAAAAGTTTGTTCCATTACCGTGGCCCGCGTGGAAGACTTGATGTTGTATATTTTCCAGTGAGCATCCCTAGCCCAAGTGGACTATATGCAATCAAACGGATGCCCAGAGAATCGCATACTTCCTTCAGCTCCATCTGGGCATCACTCATGCTCAGCAAAGAAAACTGAACCTGCATGTTTAAAAAGTCTTATGATCAGATGCATGCTATATCAGGCCACACAAAAGAGTACATGTGGAGAAAATAATAATTGTCTCTTAGTCATCAAGTACCTGAGCAGAGCATAATGGCACACCTCGAGATTCTAGGTAATCATGAATCTTAATAAGTTGTTTTGGACCATAATTGCTAACACCAACAGCACGAACTAAACCCTACAAGGAACACATAGTTAATACATGTTCTAAGTCATGTTAAGGTAGCTGGATATTAACATGACTAAATTATTTAGGATAGGCACAAGAACATGCTATGCTCAGTGGTTATACATGACAAAAGACAAGGAAACACAAATAACAGAATAGTTGAATATTATATGGAAAGCATCAATGGAGTAGACAACAATGGCAATATGACAGCAACAGCTAATAATGTGCTAAAACCAATTCTGAAAGGTCTTTAATGTGTTCTGACTATACAAGCAGAACATTGTTTCATCGATGATGCAGCTTTAGGCACCAacaagatattgatgatatttagtTCCGAAAGAACATACAAGTTTTATCAAATAAGAACAGCTTATGCTACATGGCACTTGAtatagaagctaaaaacctagtgTTTCTAGAGATTACATAAAGAAAGAAAGTGTTATGATCTGACCTGatgggatgatgagataaatggcCTATCAACTTTCTTAAGCCCAAAACATTGGCCAAAATGCATAAGTAGAAGTTGACAATAGCACacccatcaaacccttataaatcaatcttagtcttgccaattttcaatgtgggactaaagtCAATCGGGGTGTTCAATTTTTCTCACGGGTAACCCTTTCTTACTCAAGCCCCCTCACCATTTCCCAATACTATGTCAACTCTAATATCAATCGTCATGACCCAACCTTTCAACTTCGTTAAGCTCAAATCACTTGCCAAAATACTTAGGCTGAGGTTGACAATAATACACCCATTAGAtcattataagtcaatcttagtcttgcccacttcTAATGTAGGACTAATCGGGGTATTACAAAAAGAAATATAGCATACATCTTTAGTGTTTCCAGCAATCCAGGCAACAACTAGAACTTGACCAGAATACTCAAAACTCAGCACATTATTTCTGAAGAATGTTCAAGAGTTCACTAAACACCTATGGTTTTTGTTTTACCATATCATGGAAACATATCATGGAATGGTTTTTCATAATTGTCTTCTCAAGATTTTAATCAATCCTCCAAAGCTTCAAGCAAAACAATGCAACATAAACCAAAATCAGTCTTAAATATAGCTGATCAATTGTCAGTTTTGGAGTTTGCTCAAGTTCCAAAAGCTGATAATCAGGTCAAAATTAATTAGAGAAGGCTTGCTATAAAACTCAGAAGGCTTCGCAATAATTATACTAAAAAAAGTTGAGGAGAATTGAGTACTTTAGTGTTATAATTTTCCTGCACAAGAGTTAGCTCTCATTGACATGATAAACAGCATTACATTGTGTTCAGTAGTTACTAAAAGCTGCATTGATATCTACTCCAGGAATGATGTGGAGTAGATTTCTACTCAGACAAAATTTCTCTTTGAGAAGACTAATGCACTTTATGAATGCTTAAATCTGTTGTTagaattatatttatcatatatagTTAGTCATGTGTCATAAAAAGCTAGTTGAATGAGCTATTTTTAGTGCTACTGTGATTTTGAAGATAAACAAGCAAATCCAATCAAGCATAAGTAAATAACCCTGAACACATAAAATTCAACTACTTATACATCCTCAACACATGATTAGCATCTAAAATTTTAAACCTAGACTTTGCTATAGATGAATTCAACATTCTAAAAGTGGTTTATCGAAAGTCAGTATGAAGAAAATTATCTGTAGCAAGAAGATCACATATGAGACCAAGATGACATGAAACTTCTTTGATTCATTAATCATCAGTAAGAGTATATTTTCCCACCAATAGATCATAAATTAAGGACACCAGTAAAAGAGTTCTCTCACGGAAGCATTTACTATTTTCAGCTAAAGCCTAAATGTAAAATGTAAATTAAGAAAAAGTTCACTATATTTACTAGACTTGAGCATCTGCAAGTGAAGCTGAACCTTTTGGTTAGTTACTAGATAAGTCATTCCTTCAGAAAGATAATGCATACGTTGCTTGAGATGTCGAGACAGAAACAAACATCTGAATATGATGAAGACATATCACTGACAATCTGGTTGAACTTAAAAGTAAGCATAATAACCTCCTCATACATTGCAACTAGGCCATCCCAAAGAGCTTGCTCCTGTAAAGGAGCATAATTTGCAGTTGACCAATGCAATTGTCCTATACCAATTTGATCAAGTTGCAACCGTTCTAATGAAGATCTGCAATGAAAATTATCAACTTTAAATATCCCAACAACCTTATATATTGAATTGAAACACAAATTAAAAAAAGTAACCCATTCAAAATTGCAGATCATGAAAACCATCACA
Above is a genomic segment from Musa acuminata AAA Group cultivar baxijiao chromosome BXJ3-4, Cavendish_Baxijiao_AAA, whole genome shotgun sequence containing:
- the LOC135635171 gene encoding pyridoxal reductase, chloroplastic-like isoform X2, whose translation is MALRWPAAATGAHFGCRASKKGTMRPPPPSPSPAAKLFKLPPRIGPLFWPWEKVKVGPLVVSPMGFGTWAWGNQLLWGYKEEMDALLQETFDLALRNGITLFDTADSYGTGRLNGQSERLLGKFIREFQGRNIGDNIVIATKFAAYPWRLTPGQFVKACKSSLERLQLDQIGIGQLHWSTANYAPLQEQALWDGLVAMYEEGLVRAVGVSNYGPKQLIKIHDYLESRGVPLCSAQVQFSLLSMSDAQMELKEVCDSLGIRLIAYSPLGLGMLTGKYTTSSLPRGPRALLFRQVLPGLDPLLNSLKDISERRQKTMSQVAINWCICKGTIPIPGVKSVKQAEENLGSLGWRLSSDEIFELESAAKSSPKKMIQNIFQTR
- the LOC135635171 gene encoding pyridoxal reductase, chloroplastic-like isoform X1, producing MALRWPAAATGAHFGCRASKKGTMRPPPPSPSPAAKLFKLPPRIGPLFWPWEKVKVGPLVVSPMGFGTWAWGNQLLWGYKEEMDALLQETFDLALRNGITLFDTADSYGTGRLNGQSERLLGKFIREFQGRNIGDNIVIATKFAAYPWRLTPGQFVKACKSSLERLQLDQIGIGQLHWSTANYAPLQEQALWDGLVAICLFLSRHLKQRMHYLSEGMTYLVTNQKGLVRAVGVSNYGPKQLIKIHDYLESRGVPLCSAQVQFSLLSMSDAQMELKEVCDSLGIRLIAYSPLGLGMLTGKYTTSSLPRGPRALLFRQVLPGLDPLLNSLKDISERRQKTMSQVAINWCICKGTIPIPGVKSVKQAEENLGSLGWRLSSDEIFELESAAKSSPKKMIQNIFQTR